In a single window of the Mesoplodon densirostris isolate mMesDen1 chromosome 16, mMesDen1 primary haplotype, whole genome shotgun sequence genome:
- the FLYWCH2 gene encoding FLYWCH family member 2, giving the protein MPLPEPSEQEGESVKAGQEPSPESPEPGTDVVPAAPRKPRKFSKLVLLTASKDSAKVAGAKRKGVHCIMSLGVPGPATLAKALLKIHPEAQRAIEAAPQEPEQKRSKLDTDGKEDGRLSGQPAPSPLVDGEESTMGPIVSREDP; this is encoded by the exons ATGCCCCTGCCCGAGCCCAGTGAGCAGGAGGGCGAGAGCGTGAAGGCCGGCCAGGAGCCCTCCCCGGAGTCCCCTGAGCCGGGCACAGATGTCGTCCCCGCAGCCCCCAGGAAGCCCAGGAAGTTCTCCAAACTGGTGCTGCTGACGGCCTCCAAGGACAGTGCCAAAGTAGCGGGGGCCAAGCGCAAAGGAGTGCACTGCATCATGTCCCTGGGGGTGCCTGGCCCCGCCACCCTTGCCAAAGCCCTCCTCAAGATCCATCCCGAGGCTCAGCGGGCCATCGAGGCTGCCCCCCAGGAGCCTGAGCAAAAACGCAGCAAGCTGGACACAG ACGGAAAAGAAGACGGAAGGTTGTCAGGACAGCCTGCCCCCAGTCCCTTGGTGGATGGGGAGGAGTCCACCATGGGCCCCATTGTGTCCAGGGAGGACCCGTAG
- the SRRM2 gene encoding serine/arginine repetitive matrix protein 2 isoform X6: protein MYNGIGLPTPRGSGTNGYVQRNLSLVRGRRGERPDYKGEEELRRLEAALVKRPNPDILDHERKRRVELRCLELEEMMEEQGYEEQQIQEKVATFRLMLLEKDVNPGGKEETPGQRPAVTETHQLAELNEKKNERLRAAFGISDSYVDGSSFDPQRRAREAKQPVPEPPKPYSLVRESSSSRSPTPKQKKKKKKKDRGRRSESSSPRRERKKSSKKKKHRSESESKKRKHRSPTPKSKRKSKDKKRKRSRSTTPAPKSRRVHRSTSADSASSSDTSRSRRCTDHSEDTVPAL from the exons ATGTACAACGGGATCGGGCTGCCGACGCCCCGGGGCAGCGGCACCAACGGCTACGTCCAGCGCAACCTGTCCCTGGTGCGGGGCCGCCGGGGTGAGCGGCCTGACTACAAGGGAGAGGAGGAACTGCGGCGCCTGGAGGCTGCCCTGGTGAAGCGGCCTAATCCTGACATCCTGGACCACGAGCGCAAGCGGCGCGTGGAGCTGCGATGCCTCGAGCTGGAGGAGATGATGGAagagcaggg GTACGAGGAACAGCAAATTCAGGAAAAAGTGGCGACCTTTCGACTCATGTTGCTGGAGAAGGATGTGAACCCTGGGGGCAAGGAGGAGACCCcagggcagaggccagc GGTAACTGAGACTCACCAGTTGGCAGAATTGAATGAGAAGAAGAATGAGCGACTCCGAGCTGCCTTTGGCATCAGTGATTCCTATGTGGATGGCAGCTCTTTTGATCCTCAGCGTCGTGCTCGAGAAGCTAAACAACCAGTTCCTGAGCCACCCAAACCTTACAG CCTTGTCCGGGAGTCTAGCAGTTCTCGCTCACCAACCccaaagcaaaagaagaagaaaaagaagaaagatagagGACG CAGGTCAGAGAGCAGCTCTCCTCGAcgagagaggaagaagagctcTAAGAAAAAGAAGCACAG GTCAGAATCTGAATCTAAGAAAAGGAAGCATAG GTCTCCTACTCCAAAGAGCAAACGTAAATCTAAGGACAAGAAGCGGAAGCG GTCTCGAAGTACAACACCAGCCCCCAAGAGCCGACGGGTGCACCGTTCAACTTCTGCAGACTCTGCTTCCTCTTCAGATACTTCCCGCAGTCG GCGCTGCACAGACCATTCGGAAGACACGGTCCCTGCCCTCTAG